A genomic segment from Desulfurispora thermophila DSM 16022 encodes:
- a CDS encoding spore germination protein has product MTWKVRRPRRLSHNLPPTGQLRNNSPCACGLAEKALSMVTGQILRQTKQKKPPLRQVSEPQSENAVRGPRNSFIEDLETNLRLLNKHLPAPDLTREDMTLGRASPTAIALVYLRERVRPELVDEVKRRLDKISVVAVLESGYIEHFIQDSPASPFPQVMVTERPDRVSIALLEGRVAILADNTPFVLVVPGELLSLLQAADDYYNKRHFNTLVKLLRYLALVASLMLPSLYIAITAFHQDMIPSELLINIAAARQGVPFPAILEAVFMEVTFESLREAGIRLPTVVGQTVSIVGALVIGQAAIQAGLVSPLMVIIVAFTGIASFTVPQYPLGQAVRVLRFPLMLTAALLGLFGVMLGLLAILLHLSALRTFGIPYLSPLSPLQPTRLAANITLPPQHLDKTTPSEQDAVHPDQA; this is encoded by the coding sequence ATGACCTGGAAAGTAAGACGGCCCCGCCGGCTGAGCCACAACCTGCCCCCGACCGGACAGCTCCGAAATAATTCACCGTGTGCCTGCGGGTTGGCTGAAAAGGCCCTGTCAATGGTTACCGGACAGATCCTTCGGCAAACAAAGCAAAAAAAGCCGCCGCTGCGCCAGGTCAGCGAGCCCCAATCAGAAAATGCCGTGCGCGGCCCGCGGAATAGCTTTATAGAAGACCTGGAAACCAACCTCAGGTTATTGAACAAACACCTGCCCGCCCCGGACCTGACCAGAGAAGATATGACCCTGGGCCGGGCCAGCCCCACTGCCATCGCCCTGGTCTACCTGCGGGAAAGAGTCCGCCCCGAGCTGGTGGACGAAGTTAAACGCCGGCTGGACAAAATAAGTGTGGTTGCCGTGCTGGAGAGCGGCTACATTGAGCATTTCATCCAGGACAGCCCGGCTTCGCCCTTTCCCCAGGTAATGGTCACCGAGCGCCCGGACCGGGTGAGCATTGCCCTGCTGGAGGGCCGGGTAGCCATTTTGGCCGACAACACACCCTTTGTCCTGGTGGTGCCGGGTGAGTTGCTCAGCCTGCTGCAGGCAGCCGACGACTATTACAATAAGCGCCATTTCAACACTTTGGTCAAGCTACTGCGCTATCTGGCGCTGGTAGCATCGCTCATGCTACCTTCTCTGTATATAGCCATTACCGCCTTTCATCAGGACATGATTCCCAGCGAATTGCTGATCAACATTGCCGCCGCCCGGCAGGGCGTACCATTTCCAGCTATCCTGGAAGCAGTATTCATGGAAGTAACTTTCGAATCTCTGCGTGAGGCCGGTATCCGGCTACCCACTGTGGTGGGGCAGACCGTAAGCATTGTGGGAGCCCTGGTCATCGGCCAGGCCGCCATCCAGGCCGGGCTGGTCTCCCCCCTGATGGTGATCATTGTGGCCTTCACGGGCATCGCTTCTTTCACAGTACCCCAGTACCCGCTGGGCCAGGCCGTCCGGGTGCTGCGCTTTCCCCTGATGCTGACCGCGGCACTGCTGGGCTTGTTCGGGGTGATGCTGGGCCTGCTGGCCATTCTGTTGCACCTGAGCGCCCTGCGCACTTTCGGCATACCCTATTTAAGCCCTTTGTCCCCCCTGCAACCTACCCGGCTGGCCGCCAACATCACCCTGCCCCCACAGCACCTGGACAAAACCACACCGTCTGAGCAAGACGCAGTTCATCCAGACCAGGCATGA
- a CDS encoding Ger(x)C family spore germination protein, translating to MKNLPRLVLALLLTIILPLSGCWDRTEAEKLALVIGAAIDRLPDGQILLLCQTVDQSTRQMAGQPGERVNSNTSYHNWSASGSTLFDAIRRLTLSAPHRFYWPHCRVIVISERLARHNIVSVLDFLERDAEIKRSLWLFIARDTPENIFAAGTYNNLPPASLLAESVNTRQRNSWYAVARLNDFIRQLSTPGREAHTAGVDSVAGLMHRDVQAAGSGPTLRELRISHTALFRGGRLVGWLNDRQSRGLLWMLGEVREGIVPVALSEKMISFEVVGSQSSIKPSITNGELKIKISVKVDANIGEVSPGLNTINSGVIKQMEGALAHHVREDIAGALSVMQALGSDAAGLGEAVYRRYPTEWREMYAENWPTIFSSLACEVDVQGRVRSLGRFSSSLKPL from the coding sequence GTGAAAAATTTGCCCCGGCTGGTTCTTGCCCTTTTGTTGACCATCATACTGCCCCTGAGCGGCTGCTGGGACAGGACCGAGGCGGAAAAACTGGCCCTTGTGATCGGCGCGGCCATCGACCGCCTGCCCGACGGACAGATCCTCCTGCTCTGCCAGACTGTGGACCAGTCCACAAGGCAGATGGCCGGCCAGCCAGGGGAGCGGGTAAACAGCAATACCAGCTACCACAACTGGTCGGCCAGTGGCAGCACTTTGTTCGATGCCATTCGCCGCCTGACACTCAGCGCACCACACCGCTTTTACTGGCCCCACTGCCGGGTGATCGTGATTAGCGAAAGACTGGCCCGGCACAATATTGTCAGTGTGCTGGATTTCCTGGAACGGGATGCGGAAATTAAACGCAGCCTGTGGCTATTCATCGCCCGGGACACGCCGGAAAATATCTTCGCGGCGGGAACGTACAACAATTTGCCACCGGCCAGCTTGCTGGCGGAGAGCGTCAACACCCGGCAACGCAATTCCTGGTACGCCGTTGCCCGCCTGAACGACTTCATCCGCCAGCTCAGCACACCGGGCCGGGAAGCCCACACGGCCGGAGTGGACAGCGTTGCCGGACTGATGCACCGGGATGTGCAGGCCGCGGGCAGCGGCCCCACCCTGCGCGAGCTGCGCATTTCCCACACTGCCCTTTTCCGGGGCGGCAGGCTGGTGGGCTGGCTCAACGACCGGCAAAGCCGGGGGCTGCTCTGGATGCTGGGCGAGGTGAGAGAGGGAATTGTTCCCGTAGCGCTAAGCGAAAAAATGATCAGTTTTGAGGTAGTCGGCAGTCAAAGCAGTATCAAACCATCCATTACCAATGGTGAGCTGAAAATAAAAATTTCTGTCAAGGTAGATGCAAACATCGGAGAAGTAAGCCCCGGTCTGAACACGATCAATAGCGGAGTTATCAAGCAAATGGAAGGCGCCCTGGCGCACCATGTGCGAGAAGACATTGCCGGCGCTTTAAGCGTCATGCAGGCTCTGGGAAGCGACGCGGCCGGGCTGGGCGAAGCAGTCTACCGGCGCTACCCGACCGAGTGGCGGGAAATGTACGCTGAAAACTGGCCCACCATCTTCTCCTCCCTGGCCTGCGAGGTAGATGTGCAGGGACGTGTGCGCAGCCTGGGCCGGTTCAGCAGTTCGCTCAAGCCGCTTTGA
- a CDS encoding GerAB/ArcD/ProY family transporter: MRPQDEIISCRQFTLLVCSFIIGTAILLVPGQVIATSRQDAWLATLLSFFPGLLLIVLLVTLQKQYPGRSLVTICADVLGIWGLPAAALLVWFALHLGALVLRNIGDFINTVMLFQTPLAATHILVALLTAYAVFLGLEPLTRAISLLMPLNLALYLLLQVIALPDSRWAELLPLLGQGMLPVLKSVLDLSSFPVGEMILLAMIAWPIRDSPRRLAAYWALGLGGGLVILLLAVLGAITVLGPADAARATFARLSTADAGPASHLTVPVLAFNWFIFTFGKFSLCYYAFVSGLASLTGIDDYRTLILPAGALLTTFSLAAYQNLGQELNFARMIWPLYAPPIEYGLPLLLLAVALARRLVMRGRNTGKLTKP; encoded by the coding sequence GTGCGCCCGCAAGATGAGATCATCTCCTGCCGGCAGTTTACCCTGCTGGTCTGCAGCTTCATCATTGGCACAGCTATCTTGCTGGTGCCGGGACAGGTCATTGCCACCAGCCGCCAGGACGCCTGGCTGGCCACCCTGCTCTCCTTCTTCCCCGGCCTGTTGCTGATCGTGCTGCTGGTCACATTGCAAAAACAATACCCGGGGCGTTCCCTGGTGACAATCTGTGCCGATGTTCTCGGCATCTGGGGATTACCAGCCGCTGCCCTACTGGTCTGGTTCGCCCTGCACCTGGGCGCTCTGGTGCTGCGCAATATTGGTGACTTTATCAACACAGTAATGCTGTTCCAGACCCCCCTTGCCGCCACCCACATTCTGGTCGCTTTGCTCACAGCTTATGCTGTATTTCTGGGCCTGGAACCACTCACCCGGGCCATATCCCTGCTCATGCCCTTAAACCTGGCCCTGTACCTGTTGCTCCAGGTGATCGCACTGCCCGACAGCCGCTGGGCGGAGTTGCTACCTCTGCTCGGCCAGGGCATGTTACCCGTGCTCAAGTCGGTGCTTGATCTGAGCAGCTTTCCCGTCGGCGAAATGATCCTGCTGGCCATGATTGCCTGGCCCATCCGGGATTCCCCCCGCCGCCTGGCCGCTTACTGGGCACTGGGACTGGGCGGCGGACTGGTCATTTTGCTCCTGGCCGTGCTCGGCGCCATCACTGTGCTGGGTCCGGCCGATGCCGCCCGGGCCACTTTCGCTCGTTTGAGCACGGCCGACGCCGGTCCGGCCAGCCACCTGACCGTGCCCGTGCTGGCCTTTAACTGGTTCATCTTCACCTTTGGCAAGTTCTCACTTTGCTATTACGCTTTTGTCAGCGGCCTGGCCAGCCTGACGGGAATTGACGATTACCGGACACTTATATTGCCCGCCGGAGCATTGCTCACCACCTTCTCCCTGGCCGCATACCAGAACCTGGGCCAGGAACTGAACTTTGCCCGCATGATCTGGCCGCTGTATGCCCCGCCCATCGAATATGGCTTGCCCCTTTTGTTGCTGGCTGTCGCACTTGCCCGCAGACTTGTTATGCGGGGACGAAACACTGGAAAGCTTACAAAGCCATGA
- a CDS encoding Ger(x)C family spore germination protein codes for MRRVWRRRALAFLLLLAVLLPTGCWDLREVEELGLVMAFGIRLPDRGEGYEIWVQEANPGGGAQQIGAPGKEFPAPFHNHQGLGRTVFDAVRLLSRETPHRLFFSHNQVFIIGERLARQHGVGEVLDFLERDPEFRRTVWILVLRSRLMPRLFNTVNSLNQPLGQYLAGVLLHRHLSSTYAPLRLGDFVQYMNESGIDAFTAGVELKTPAQSQQQGMAQSTPQLPVPRLNQTAVFRRDRLAGWLDAAGGRGLLYVRGEADSGIITLNYRGREVALEITNNQSSLRAELNKDRPRFIIDVQVDCNVGESMAAVNLADVRVINEIKELARQQIRRDIARAISRCQELGSDPFGFGRHLAAQHPAYWQQVENNWREGIFPAAEFIIQPQVKIRRLGLITQGFKAR; via the coding sequence ATGAGGCGGGTATGGCGGCGCCGGGCCCTGGCGTTTCTTTTGCTGCTGGCTGTTCTGCTGCCCACCGGTTGCTGGGATTTGCGGGAGGTGGAAGAACTGGGCCTGGTGATGGCTTTTGGCATCAGGTTGCCCGATCGGGGGGAAGGGTACGAAATCTGGGTGCAGGAAGCCAACCCTGGTGGCGGTGCACAGCAGATAGGAGCCCCCGGCAAAGAGTTTCCCGCCCCCTTTCACAACCACCAGGGGTTGGGCCGGACAGTTTTTGACGCCGTACGCCTGCTGTCCCGGGAAACACCCCACCGCCTCTTTTTTTCCCATAACCAGGTCTTCATTATCGGTGAAAGGTTGGCCCGGCAGCACGGCGTGGGTGAGGTGCTGGACTTTTTGGAACGCGATCCCGAGTTCCGCCGTACCGTCTGGATCCTGGTCTTGCGCTCGCGCCTCATGCCGCGCCTTTTTAACACTGTGAACAGCCTCAATCAGCCGCTGGGGCAATATCTGGCCGGTGTACTACTGCACCGCCACCTGAGCAGCACTTACGCTCCGCTGCGCCTGGGCGACTTTGTGCAATATATGAATGAAAGCGGGATTGACGCCTTTACCGCCGGAGTAGAGTTGAAAACACCTGCCCAGAGCCAGCAACAGGGAATGGCGCAATCAACCCCCCAGCTTCCAGTGCCCCGTTTAAACCAGACCGCGGTTTTCCGCCGCGATCGTCTGGCCGGCTGGCTGGACGCTGCGGGCGGGCGGGGGCTATTATATGTGCGGGGGGAAGCCGACAGCGGCATTATTACGCTGAATTACCGGGGGAGGGAAGTGGCACTGGAAATTACTAATAATCAAAGCAGTTTGCGGGCCGAATTAAATAAAGATAGGCCCCGCTTTATCATCGATGTGCAGGTGGATTGCAATGTGGGGGAAAGTATGGCGGCAGTAAACCTCGCCGATGTGCGGGTGATCAATGAGATCAAAGAACTGGCCCGGCAGCAGATCCGGCGCGATATTGCCCGGGCTATCAGCCGCTGTCAGGAACTGGGCAGCGATCCCTTTGGTTTTGGCCGCCACTTGGCCGCGCAGCATCCAGCCTACTGGCAGCAGGTGGAAAACAACTGGCGGGAGGGGATTTTTCCCGCTGCGGAATTTATTATCCAACCCCAAGTAAAAATACGCCGCCTTGGGTTGATCACCCAGGGCTTCAAGGCCAGGTGA
- a CDS encoding spore germination protein — translation MLKYLQRLARYWRHRAEDMPNPLLNKTRRVRRAVTAQEIAALKTSADLEYNLGLIKKVLGESSDLQVRRFYLGQEKVLPAALLFLESMLEGRLMDEHVLRPLLYDAPVIGLHTGQEVLLALQRNSLLTRSQSRWLAELAPALDELLRGSALLLVEGEMRLLSVEIKGYQVRAIQESEKEPVVRGPRDAFVEHLQTNISLVRRRIHSPNLQVEKMEIGRVSQNGVVILYIRGLCDPQLVCYVRQRLQSVTVDAIQESYYLEELLQDSILSPFPQLGNTERPDRAVAALLEGRLVILTDNSPQALIAPGEFFSLLETSEDYNQNYLFATFVRFLRYAAFAVSLVLPSFYIATTTYHQEMIPSKLLLSIISARQGVPFPALVEALTMELMFEILREAGVRLPRPVGQAVSIVGALVIGQASVQAGLVSALMVIVVAFTGIASFSVPHFSLGQTVRILRFPLMLTAALLGLFGVMCFILVILLHMASLQSFGVPYLAPAAPLRAASLRDVLVRLPGSGMHRPAGREER, via the coding sequence ATGCTGAAATATTTGCAACGCCTGGCCCGCTACTGGCGGCACCGGGCCGAGGACATGCCCAACCCGCTGCTCAACAAAACCAGGCGGGTCAGGCGGGCCGTCACGGCACAAGAAATTGCCGCACTAAAAACATCTGCTGATTTGGAATACAACCTGGGCCTGATTAAAAAAGTGCTGGGAGAAAGCAGCGACCTGCAGGTGCGGCGGTTTTACCTGGGGCAGGAAAAGGTGCTGCCGGCCGCGCTGCTTTTTCTGGAAAGCATGCTGGAAGGGCGGCTGATGGACGAACATGTGTTGCGACCACTGCTGTACGATGCGCCCGTGATAGGGCTGCATACCGGGCAGGAGGTATTGTTGGCTTTGCAGCGCAATAGTTTGCTCACTCGCAGCCAGTCCCGCTGGCTGGCAGAGCTGGCGCCGGCTCTGGACGAACTGCTGCGCGGCAGCGCTTTGTTGCTGGTGGAAGGGGAAATGAGGTTGCTCAGCGTGGAGATTAAGGGTTACCAGGTGCGGGCAATTCAGGAGTCGGAAAAGGAGCCCGTGGTACGCGGGCCGCGCGATGCTTTTGTCGAACATCTGCAGACCAATATCAGCCTGGTGCGGCGGCGCATTCACAGTCCCAACCTGCAGGTGGAAAAGATGGAAATTGGACGGGTTTCCCAGAACGGTGTGGTCATATTGTACATCCGGGGGTTGTGCGACCCGCAGCTGGTGTGTTATGTGCGCCAGCGCCTGCAGAGTGTGACCGTGGATGCCATTCAAGAGAGCTACTATTTGGAAGAGCTGCTCCAGGACAGCATTCTTTCTCCTTTTCCCCAGCTGGGCAACACCGAACGCCCCGACCGGGCAGTGGCCGCTTTGCTGGAGGGCCGGCTGGTCATTCTAACCGACAACAGTCCCCAGGCCCTGATTGCGCCGGGTGAGTTTTTTTCGCTGTTGGAAACATCCGAGGACTACAACCAGAATTATCTTTTCGCCACCTTTGTGCGCTTTTTGCGCTACGCGGCTTTTGCGGTATCTCTGGTTTTACCCTCATTTTATATTGCCACCACCACTTACCATCAGGAGATGATACCCAGCAAATTGTTGCTCAGCATCATTTCTGCCCGTCAGGGGGTGCCATTCCCGGCCCTGGTGGAGGCGCTGACCATGGAATTGATGTTTGAAATATTGCGCGAGGCCGGTGTGCGTCTGCCCCGCCCCGTGGGTCAAGCCGTGAGCATTGTGGGCGCGCTGGTCATCGGGCAGGCCTCCGTGCAGGCCGGTCTGGTCTCGGCCCTCATGGTCATTGTGGTGGCCTTTACGGGTATCGCCTCATTTTCGGTGCCCCATTTCAGTCTGGGGCAAACCGTGCGCATTTTGCGTTTTCCCCTTATGCTCACGGCCGCCCTGCTGGGTCTTTTCGGCGTGATGTGCTTTATCCTGGTTATCCTGTTGCATATGGCTTCCCTGCAGAGTTTTGGCGTGCCCTACCTGGCCCCGGCCGCCCCGCTGCGTGCCGCTTCGCTGCGCGATGTGCTGGTGCGCCTGCCGGGTTCGGGCATGCACCGTCCGGCCGGGCGGGAGGAAAGATGA
- a CDS encoding GerAB/ArcD/ProY family transporter, which translates to MPAANKISCFQLTALLVAGVLPTALLVVPTNTAVYAGNNFWAPLTIAWLLASLLCYLFTAPACFRPVWSLLAGENNGGRRWGQVICNLMLVIYFILSSSVVLREFVDLMGTIYLRNTPVWLVAVTLLLVVDYGLRVGLLPVARINGLAVSLTLVIVVTVVVADLHALDLEFLRPQFSHWPGLLRGSLLPLGWMSETILFSLLLGYFLSDPRQIRLAGLLALLLDYLLLLFVNFATIGLFGAEVSARMIFPAFNLIRETRLETLSFFERTDALFMAVWVLGMAFKLAVFMSCAKLCLLRAVQLSDYRFCLLPCGLLILALALYGWENISALLQFSNLTVPPYLLFYNIVFLLAVYLFSRLGGKKQEG; encoded by the coding sequence CTGCCGGCAGCTAATAAAATATCTTGCTTTCAACTGACGGCCCTGCTGGTAGCCGGCGTGCTGCCCACCGCCCTTTTGGTGGTACCCACCAATACAGCGGTCTACGCTGGCAACAATTTTTGGGCTCCCCTGACCATAGCGTGGCTGTTAGCTTCGTTGCTCTGCTACCTTTTCACTGCGCCGGCTTGTTTTCGCCCGGTCTGGTCGCTGTTGGCGGGAGAAAACAACGGGGGGCGGCGCTGGGGACAGGTTATTTGTAACCTCATGCTGGTGATTTACTTTATTCTCTCTTCTTCTGTCGTTCTGCGTGAATTTGTGGACTTGATGGGCACTATTTATTTGCGCAACACGCCGGTTTGGCTTGTGGCAGTGACGCTGTTGCTCGTGGTGGATTATGGTTTGCGGGTGGGGTTGTTGCCCGTGGCCAGAATTAATGGCCTGGCCGTATCGCTCACCCTGGTCATTGTAGTGACGGTGGTTGTAGCCGACCTGCATGCCCTGGATCTGGAGTTCCTAAGGCCCCAGTTCAGTCACTGGCCGGGGCTATTGCGGGGCAGTTTGCTGCCGCTGGGCTGGATGAGTGAGACGATATTGTTTTCCCTTTTGCTGGGGTATTTCTTATCCGACCCGCGTCAAATCAGGCTGGCCGGCTTGTTAGCCCTGTTGCTGGACTACCTGTTGCTTTTGTTTGTTAATTTTGCCACCATTGGCCTGTTTGGGGCAGAGGTTAGTGCGCGGATGATTTTTCCTGCCTTCAATCTGATCCGGGAAACCCGCCTGGAAACACTGAGTTTTTTTGAACGCACGGATGCGCTGTTTATGGCGGTCTGGGTGCTGGGGATGGCTTTCAAGCTGGCCGTTTTTATGTCCTGTGCTAAACTCTGCTTGCTGCGGGCGGTACAGCTGTCCGACTACCGTTTTTGTTTGTTGCCCTGTGGTCTGCTCATCCTGGCCCTGGCCCTTTATGGTTGGGAAAATATCAGCGCTTTGTTACAGTTCAGTAATTTGACTGTACCGCCCTATTTATTGTTTTATAACATTGTTTTTTTACTGGCAGTATACCTGTTTTCCCGCCTGGGCGGGAAAAAGCAGGAGGGGTAA
- a CDS encoding GerAB/ArcD/ProY family transporter, translating to MFNQISPLQLTYLLVVTITSSADVFLPAMILQHCQRDAWLVPLLAGVAASLLVVLYNSLAVRGAGGNFTTLLGVAFGRLPGRLLAWFYFLFVFLITTVLLSEVVQIISSVFLVATPPYILIAILLLLGAYARYSGFQTLLRVNELLFWPGILFRLVILLVALPAFKPLNYLPMLGSGAGMLLSCTFETLAWFSEFFLILLLLPLPERRPNLLPYLLAAVWAVVLINIVLYESIGVFGVRQASALVFPVLDIIRLASLSSPMLNLDAFAMTFWFGAVCIKLMFFYYLTWHLWQQVAPATTCHLLPMTVLMAVLPLLAIDETSRSIRSLTLSWPGMSFVFQVVLPALILLKLRLKLGGQVNNPAGS from the coding sequence GTGTTCAACCAGATCAGCCCGCTACAGCTTACCTATTTGTTGGTTGTTACTATCACATCCAGCGCCGATGTTTTCTTGCCGGCAATGATCTTGCAACACTGCCAGCGCGATGCCTGGCTGGTTCCCTTGCTGGCTGGAGTGGCTGCCTCATTGCTGGTGGTGCTCTACAATTCCCTGGCCGTGCGGGGGGCGGGCGGCAATTTCACAACGCTTCTCGGCGTGGCTTTCGGCCGTCTGCCCGGCCGCTTGCTGGCCTGGTTCTACTTTTTGTTTGTGTTTCTGATCACCACAGTTCTTTTAAGTGAGGTTGTCCAGATTATCAGCTCTGTCTTTTTAGTGGCCACCCCGCCGTACATTCTCATCGCCATCTTGCTGCTGCTGGGCGCCTATGCCCGGTACAGCGGTTTTCAGACGCTGTTGCGGGTGAATGAGCTGCTTTTCTGGCCCGGCATTCTTTTTCGCCTGGTCATCTTGCTGGTGGCCCTGCCCGCTTTCAAACCCTTAAATTATTTACCCATGCTGGGCAGCGGTGCGGGGATGTTGTTGTCGTGCACATTCGAGACTCTGGCCTGGTTCAGTGAATTTTTTCTCATTTTGTTGCTGTTACCTCTGCCGGAAAGGCGCCCCAATTTGCTGCCCTATTTGTTGGCTGCAGTTTGGGCCGTGGTGCTGATCAATATTGTGTTGTACGAATCCATAGGCGTTTTCGGTGTTCGTCAGGCTTCCGCCCTGGTTTTCCCGGTGCTGGATATTATTCGCCTGGCCAGTTTAAGTTCGCCCATGCTCAACCTGGACGCCTTTGCCATGACTTTCTGGTTTGGCGCGGTTTGCATCAAGCTGATGTTTTTTTATTACCTGACCTGGCATCTCTGGCAGCAGGTTGCTCCGGCCACCACGTGCCATTTGCTGCCCATGACCGTGCTCATGGCGGTTTTGCCGCTTTTGGCCATTGACGAAACCAGCCGGTCTATTCGCTCACTTACTTTAAGTTGGCCGGGTATGTCTTTCGTTTTTCAAGTTGTTCTGCCAGCATTGATTTTGCTCAAACTGCGCCTGAAATTAGGAGGGCAGGTGAACAACCCTGCCGGCAGCTAA
- a CDS encoding class I SAM-dependent rRNA methyltransferase, whose amino-acid sequence MPTVVLARQREQRVKDGHPWVYRTEIAEIKGNINPGDIVEVTDSAGRFVGCGFINTASQIAVRILTRDKNEQIDRNFFVRRIRQAVDYRRRVLENSNACRLIFGEADFLPALIVDNFAGYLSLQTLALGMDRFKDTIVDVLGEVCRPRGIFERNDASVRQLEGLPLVSGFIGPPFDPLVIIEENGLQLEVDLAGGQKTGYFLDQRENRRVMFYLAKGARVLDCFCHTGTFSVYAAVAGAVSVTGIDISAPALEVARRNAARNGVGHLCHFIEENCFDALRRLEREKALFDLIILDPPAFTKSKGALPGAVRGYKEINLRAMRLLPPGGFLVTCSCSYHMSEELFIQTIREAARDCRRQLRLVELRRQAKDHPMLLAMPENYYLKCLVIQVF is encoded by the coding sequence TTGCCAACAGTGGTTCTGGCCAGACAGAGGGAGCAGCGGGTGAAAGACGGCCACCCCTGGGTTTACCGGACAGAAATTGCCGAGATCAAAGGGAATATCAACCCCGGTGACATTGTAGAGGTCACGGACAGCGCCGGCAGGTTTGTCGGCTGTGGATTTATTAACACCGCTTCGCAAATTGCCGTGCGCATACTGACCCGGGATAAAAACGAACAAATCGACCGGAATTTTTTTGTCCGCCGCATCAGGCAAGCAGTGGATTACCGCCGCCGGGTGCTGGAAAACAGCAATGCCTGCCGGTTGATCTTCGGCGAGGCGGATTTTTTGCCCGCTCTGATTGTGGACAATTTTGCCGGATATCTCTCCCTGCAGACACTGGCTCTGGGCATGGACAGGTTTAAAGATACCATTGTGGACGTGCTGGGTGAGGTTTGTCGCCCGCGCGGCATTTTTGAGCGTAATGACGCCAGCGTGCGGCAATTGGAGGGCCTGCCCTTGGTAAGCGGGTTTATCGGCCCCCCTTTTGACCCACTGGTGATCATTGAGGAAAACGGCCTGCAACTGGAGGTGGATTTGGCTGGCGGGCAGAAGACTGGCTATTTTTTGGACCAGCGGGAAAACCGCCGGGTGATGTTTTACCTGGCTAAAGGAGCACGGGTACTGGACTGTTTTTGCCATACGGGAACATTTTCAGTTTATGCGGCGGTAGCGGGAGCAGTTTCTGTGACCGGCATTGATATTTCTGCTCCGGCCCTGGAAGTGGCCAGGCGCAACGCCGCCCGCAACGGAGTGGGGCATCTCTGTCACTTCATTGAGGAAAATTGCTTTGACGCTTTGCGGCGCCTGGAAAGGGAAAAAGCATTGTTCGACCTGATCATTCTGGATCCGCCGGCCTTTACCAAGTCCAAAGGCGCTTTGCCCGGTGCCGTGCGGGGTTACAAAGAGATCAATTTGCGGGCTATGCGCCTGCTGCCTCCAGGCGGATTCCTGGTCACCTGCTCCTGTTCATACCACATGAGTGAGGAACTGTTCATCCAGACCATCCGGGAAGCGGCCCGCGATTGCCGCCGCCAGCTACGCCTGGTGGAACTGCGCCGGCAGGCCAAAGACCACCCCATGTTGTTGGCCATGCCGGAAAACTATTATTTAAAATGTTTGGTAATACAGGTTTTTTAG